A DNA window from Bradyrhizobium sp. CCBAU 53421 contains the following coding sequences:
- a CDS encoding TAXI family TRAP transporter solute-binding subunit: MSEQNEHPGATRRRLKRRNSSLLILAAGIFVFAVAAGVLFYALRPVTLKIAVGPTGSEDVKLIQGFAQAFARDGSSVRLKPVTTQGAAESIALFTANKVDLAVVRGDLSLPASAESVAILRKNVVVLWAPSGGKGKPRSAKIKGIDDLAGHKVGVVGSTPANVTLLRVILTESGVNPDKVTISQFAVNKVADLARDPSLDAYMTVGPLDSKVTAEAIAATAAARGEPKFLPVDVSEAIAQKHPLYESEEIAGSIFSSSPARPEDKVETVSVNHLIIAQHALEESTVGALDRQLFTQRLQVARDLPGAAKIEKPDTDKDAALPAHQGAAAYIDGTERTFLEKYSDYIWGGILLVSGLGTAGAWLRHYVKRDERERYITHRDNLLTLIARVRGAETAEELAAMQGDADALLREALDCYDDGAIEEGDLSVIGLTLEQFHHAVSDRRAVINGDRPGVPRMRAG, encoded by the coding sequence ATGTCAGAGCAGAACGAACATCCCGGCGCCACGCGCCGCAGGCTCAAACGGCGAAACTCGTCGCTGCTGATCCTGGCGGCCGGCATCTTCGTGTTTGCCGTCGCCGCGGGCGTGCTGTTCTACGCGCTGCGTCCGGTGACGCTGAAGATCGCGGTCGGCCCGACCGGCAGCGAAGACGTCAAGCTCATCCAGGGTTTCGCGCAGGCCTTTGCGCGTGACGGCAGCTCGGTGCGGCTGAAGCCGGTCACGACCCAGGGAGCCGCCGAAAGCATCGCGCTGTTCACTGCGAACAAGGTCGACCTCGCGGTGGTGCGCGGCGATCTCAGTCTGCCGGCGAGCGCCGAGTCGGTTGCGATCCTGCGCAAGAATGTCGTTGTGCTGTGGGCGCCGTCGGGCGGCAAGGGCAAGCCGCGCTCCGCGAAGATCAAGGGCATCGACGATCTCGCCGGCCACAAGGTCGGCGTCGTCGGCAGCACCCCGGCCAACGTCACGCTGTTGCGCGTGATCCTGACCGAGTCCGGCGTCAACCCCGACAAGGTCACGATCAGCCAGTTCGCCGTCAACAAGGTCGCCGATCTTGCGCGCGATCCGTCGCTCGACGCCTACATGACCGTCGGGCCGCTCGACAGCAAGGTGACCGCGGAGGCGATCGCGGCGACCGCGGCAGCGCGCGGCGAACCGAAATTCCTTCCCGTCGACGTCTCGGAAGCGATCGCGCAGAAGCATCCGCTTTATGAGTCCGAGGAAATCGCCGGCAGTATATTCTCCTCGTCGCCGGCGCGTCCCGAGGACAAGGTCGAGACCGTCAGCGTCAATCACCTCATCATCGCGCAACATGCGCTGGAGGAATCGACCGTCGGCGCGCTCGACCGGCAATTGTTCACGCAGCGCCTGCAGGTCGCGCGCGATCTGCCGGGCGCGGCCAAGATCGAGAAGCCGGACACCGACAAGGATGCGGCATTGCCGGCGCATCAGGGCGCGGCCGCCTATATCGACGGCACCGAGCGCACCTTCCTCGAAAAATACTCCGACTACATCTGGGGCGGCATCCTGCTGGTCTCCGGCCTCGGCACGGCGGGCGCCTGGCTGCGCCACTACGTGAAGCGCGACGAGCGCGAGCGCTACATCACCCATCGCGACAATCTGCTGACGCTGATCGCGCGGGTGCGCGGCGCCGAGACGGCGGAGGAACTCGCCGCAATGCAGGGCGATGCGGACGCGCTGCTGCGCGAGGCGCTCGACTGCTACGACGACGGCGCGATCGAGGAAGGCGACCTCTCGGTGATCGGGCTGACGCTCGAGCAATTCCATCACGCCGTCTCCGACCGCCGCGCGGTAATCAACGGCGACAGGCCGGGCGTGCCGAGGATGCGCGCCGGCTAA
- a CDS encoding glycosyltransferase family 1 protein codes for MRILVATDAWHPQVNGVVRTLTSLARSAATLGAEIEFLTPDGFRSVGVPTYPGLRMALPNRREIARRIEEAAPEAIHIATEGPIGWAVRGYCQRNKLAFTTSYTTRFPEYVSVRTGIPDSVGYAVLRHFHAAGSMTMVATDSLRSELADRGFRRLGFWTRGVDTRIFNPDQPALLDLPRPIFMTMGRVAVEKNLDAFLSLELPGSKVVVGDGPQRAALEQKYPDAIFLGEKKGQDLTSHLAAADVFVFPSLTDTFGVVQLEALACGTPVAAFPVTGPKDVIADHPIGAIDNDLRSACLRALNMSRADCRNFALERSWENSARQFIGNLATLQPSRAPRPARRVAGRSAVPN; via the coding sequence ATGCGCATACTCGTTGCGACCGATGCCTGGCATCCGCAAGTCAACGGCGTGGTCCGGACGCTGACGTCGCTCGCGCGCAGCGCGGCGACGCTCGGCGCCGAGATCGAATTCCTTACCCCTGACGGCTTCCGTTCGGTCGGCGTGCCGACCTATCCGGGCCTGCGCATGGCGCTGCCGAACCGCCGCGAGATCGCGCGCCGGATCGAGGAGGCCGCGCCCGAGGCGATCCATATCGCGACCGAAGGACCGATCGGCTGGGCGGTGCGCGGCTATTGCCAGCGCAACAAGCTCGCCTTCACCACATCCTATACAACGCGCTTCCCGGAATATGTTTCGGTGCGCACCGGAATTCCCGACAGCGTCGGCTATGCCGTGCTGCGCCACTTCCACGCCGCCGGATCGATGACGATGGTCGCGACCGACTCGCTGCGGTCAGAGCTTGCCGACCGCGGCTTCCGCAGGCTCGGCTTCTGGACCCGCGGCGTCGACACCAGGATCTTCAATCCGGACCAGCCGGCGCTGCTCGATCTGCCGCGGCCGATCTTTATGACCATGGGCCGCGTCGCCGTGGAGAAGAACCTCGACGCCTTCCTGTCGCTGGAGCTGCCGGGCTCCAAGGTCGTGGTCGGCGACGGCCCGCAACGGGCGGCGCTGGAACAGAAATATCCCGACGCGATTTTCCTCGGCGAGAAGAAGGGCCAGGATTTGACCTCGCACCTCGCCGCCGCCGACGTCTTCGTGTTCCCGAGCCTGACGGACACCTTCGGCGTCGTGCAGCTCGAGGCGCTGGCCTGCGGCACGCCGGTCGCGGCGTTCCCGGTCACCGGCCCGAAGGACGTCATCGCGGATCACCCGATCGGCGCGATCGACAACGATCTGCGCAGCGCCTGCCTGCGCGCGCTGAACATGTCGCGCGCCGACTGCCGCAATTTCGCGTTGGAGCGTTCCTGGGAGAACAGTGCGCGTCAGTTCATCGGCAACCTGGCCACGTTGCAGCCGAGCCGCGCGCCGCGGCCCGCCCGCCGCGTCGCCGGCCGCAGTGCGGTTCCGAATTAA
- a CDS encoding sulfite exporter TauE/SafE family protein — protein sequence MITSVFADLPAPFVLAVALAGVFLIAFMKGAFGGGFAIVGIPLLSLAMDPVAAGALLAPLFVVMDITALRFWRPNTWSRVDLAMLLPALVVGIGLGYFVLRDLDRHAVEIVMGLVTLAFAALWFIGGGEIEPRPRSTIKATFAGLSSGVTTMVAHSGGPPLAIYLLPLGMSKALYAGTTSLFFTVGNLLKAGPWLVLATPSRSLWMLMALCVPAVPVGVWAGWRLHERLDQRALYRACYAILVVTAAKLLWDGLAGYIHL from the coding sequence ATGATCACGTCCGTCTTCGCTGACCTGCCCGCGCCATTCGTGCTCGCGGTTGCCCTCGCCGGCGTCTTCCTGATCGCGTTCATGAAGGGCGCGTTCGGCGGCGGCTTCGCCATCGTCGGCATCCCGCTGCTCTCGCTGGCGATGGATCCGGTCGCGGCCGGCGCGCTGCTCGCGCCGCTGTTCGTCGTCATGGACATCACGGCGCTGCGGTTCTGGCGCCCCAACACGTGGTCGCGCGTCGACCTCGCGATGCTGCTGCCGGCGCTCGTCGTCGGCATCGGCCTCGGCTATTTCGTGCTGCGCGATCTCGACCGGCATGCGGTCGAGATCGTGATGGGCCTGGTGACGTTGGCGTTCGCCGCGCTGTGGTTCATCGGCGGCGGCGAGATCGAGCCGCGCCCGCGCTCGACGATCAAGGCTACCTTCGCCGGGCTCTCCTCCGGCGTCACCACGATGGTCGCGCATTCGGGCGGGCCACCGCTTGCGATCTATCTGCTGCCGCTCGGCATGTCGAAGGCGCTTTACGCCGGCACCACCAGCCTGTTCTTCACGGTCGGCAACCTGCTGAAGGCCGGTCCGTGGCTGGTGCTCGCGACGCCGTCGCGAAGCTTGTGGATGCTGATGGCGCTCTGCGTGCCCGCCGTGCCGGTCGGCGTCTGGGCCGGCTGGCGGCTGCACGAGCGCCTCGACCAGCGCGCGTTGTACCGCGCCTGCTACGCCATTCTCGTCGTCACCGCGGCCAAGCTGTTGTGGGACGGACTGGCCGGATACATTCACCTCTGA